From Candidatus Acididesulfobacter guangdongensis:
TTTATAGTCAAATTTCAAAAATAGCGTCTATTTTTTTGCGCAGCGAGTCAATTATTTTAACGCCGGTATAATAAAATTTTATTTTGTTCTTGTTTAATATTAATAATTAGCATAATATATAATTATTATAACATAAGAATAACTGATTAAAATTAATTGCCTTCGGGCGCAAGGGGGGTTTAATAATGACATTTTCAACATCGAAAGGGTCTTTTGAAAAAAACGGATTTAAAGTGAGGCTTACTCCTGAAACAACGAACAATGACTACGGTATATATGCCGTCGAAGACGAAAAGTACAATGTGCTATACTTTATTATCTGTAAAAACGATAATTGTTCCGACGAACATTTTACTACTTTTGAAGAAGCGGAAAAAAAATTCCCTTTTCTCTTAAATGAAACAATTGAAAAAGAGAATGAAAAAAAATAAATGAAACAAGACAGCCTGATACAAGTGTGTTTTACAGACTGCATCTTATAAGATAAATTCTTTAGGAAAATCGTCTATAAAGTAGGATGGTTTTCCGATGTAGTAGCCTTGGGCATAATAGATATCGAGTTCTTTCAGCTTCATTAATATTTCCTTAGATTCTATAAACTCTGCAATTGTTTTTGTATTGAAAGCTTTTGCCATTGAGGTCATGGCAATTTTCTTGCCGGATAAGTTTAAACATTTCGTGAAAATATAATATAAAATAAACCTTTTTACTTAGTTGATGTTTTTTAACTCAACCTACCATTTTTATTACTCTAAAATTATAACCCATTAATATTATTACATCTATTTCATTTTGTAGTCCCCATAGACATTTTTATTGCCCCATAAATATAGTAATATCAATCTGTTGCTGATAATTATGGTGAAGGTGGGTTAATTTTATTTTTCACTAGTAAATATGCTACAATATAAATATATAATAAAAACGGAAATAAATTTTAAAATTTCTCAATCGGGCGAGGTTGTCATAATGTCAAAAGTTACATTTTTACGTATGTTTATAGGATTATTCGGCGTTGTCTTTATAATACTCACATTTTGGCTAAGCGTGTATTTTCATTTGAGTATTTCCACAAAAATAGTAATCGCATTAGCGTTTGCGTTAGCGACTATTTTTGCAGAGTTTATAATAGCTATAGATAATCTGGAAAAAAGATTAAAAGTAGCTTTTCCGTCGCTGGAACTTTCTCTTAAAGAACAAATGGCTATTAATGAAACTATAATGTTATACAATAAGCTTAAAAAGAAAAAAGATATTTCAACGCAGATAGCTATTAAAGGTTTCGAAAATATTCATCACCTCTTAAAACAAGCTGAAAAAGGAGGGGATTTTACTTTTCAAAATATTTATGTCGCTAAAATGATTATACTTGCCGAATTAAAGCCGGGACAGTCCTTTAAAATTGTGAGCAACCTTGTAGAACCGTTTTATTGGAAATCAGGCAAAGATGAGACTGAACATACAAAATTAAATTACAGGCAAGCAAAAAGAGGCATCCATATAGAACGTATATTTATTTTAAAGGATGATGATGATTTATCTAAGATGAGAGAGATTATGGAAGAGCAGGAACAAAATAACATTGATGTTTTTTATGCTTTTAAAAACAATTTAAATAAATTGTTGCCGTATGCCAGTTTTGCTATATCCGAAGAATTGTCCTGCGGTGTAATTTCGCACAGGGAAGATTTATTGGGGAAGGTTGTTATTACCTCAAATAACGAGATAATATCAGAACTTTCCTGGCAATTTGATAATATTAAAAAGCAATCCAATAAATTTAATGCTGCAAAAAAATCTTTATATATAAAATAAATAAATTTAAGTTACATTTTTTGCAGCAGCAGAGCGATAAGCGCTATAATCGTTCCTATAACAGAACCAACTAAAGCGCCGTTGATTCTTATATATTGCAAGTCGTTCCCGATTTTATATTCTATTTGATTTACTAATTTATCGCCGTCAAGACTTTCTAAATTTCTTTTTATAAGTTTACCTATAGTTGAATGGTTGATTTTCATTAGATATACAACATTAGTTTTTAAAAAAATATTAACTTTATCATGGTTTTTTAATATTTCATCCTGAATTAAAATAAAAAAATAATCAAATTTTTCTTTAAATAATTTTTTATTGACGATATATTTTTTATTGTATTCCGATATTGCGCCTATAAAATTTATTATTATTGCGCGCAGCCGGTTTTTTAACGGGTCTTTAAACCGGTTGATAACATTTAATCCTTCCGCATTTATAAAATTGGAAAGCTTATTCTTAATAATTTCTTTTTGTTCATCTTTATTTAAATAATTTATTAAATAATCTTTTATTTTGTCTGCATTTGCATTTAGCATCATTTCTATAGTATTTAAAATTTTATCCTGCGAAGTTTTATCAATATTATTTAGCGTATTAAAAATATAATCTTTTATTTTTAATCTTACTTCATTATTCTCATTGTTTTTTATTTCTTTAATAAAATCTATTATTTTTGCTATAATTTCATTAGATAAAAGCTCAATATCTAAAATATTTGTCTTTTCTGCAACAAATAAAAAAATACTTTTTACTGCAGAATCGCTTTTATATTTTTCAATTAAATCTCCAATCTGTTCTTTTAAATAAGATTTGTTTTCTTCTATATTTGAAATTATAAAATCGCTTAAATTATTAATGCCGTCGTTAAAATTTTCATTTATTATCCGAGCCCCCGCAAATTTTATAGTGTTTATAAATTCATCAGAATACAGGTCTGTAATTCTTTTCGAAAGATTATCGGTATCATATGTTTTTATATAATTATTTACATAATTGATTAAACTATTATAAATGTAATCAGAATCGCCTGATTCTATAAACAAAGCTAATTTGCCTATTATATTATTTGATATATTTTCATCTGATAAAGTTTTATCTAATGCTTTATTAATATTTTCATATAAAAAATTCTTAAACCTGTCTGATTTAGTAAAATGAATAAATTTTATAATTAATTTTCTCAAGTACAATCTCGCTTTATTTCTGTTTTTATCTTTTTGAATAATTTTTAGTAAAATATCGGAAAAATCTATTCTGTTTATTTCGGCTGCCAGATAATTCTTCCCAAGCCACGTATCATTGACGGTATTAGTTATAGAATTAATAATTTTTTCTTTATTGTTTTTAATGATATTTGTATGAGGAATATGAAGACCCAGCGGATATTTGAACAGCGCCGTAACGGCAAACCAGTCGGCGATTCCGCCGATAAGAGCGGCGGCGGAGGCTCTTTGCAGTATAAATATCCAAAAGTTCGAAATATGAATCGTATAAGATATAATAAAAATTAAAAAAGCAAATAAAAGAAAAAGATTTGCAATAATTTTATTCTTAAGGATTTTATTTTTAACAATCGCAGTGTTAATTGTAGTGTTAGTAATCTTGTTGTTGTGAGCAAGTTTCATAATTTTTATTTTATCTTAAAAGACTGAATAAAACAACTATTTTGCTTTTCTGATGACGGCACGGCATATTAATTTGAATTAGTCCGTTAATTAAGTTTGGCCCGTTAAATTGACATTTGCGACTATACGTAATAATATATATTATATACCAGAAAATAGACGACAGAATAAAATAATAAATTTAGTTATTTATAAAGTAGATTATTCATAATAGAAAATAGACAATATAATAAAATAATAAATTCAGTTATTTATGAAATAGATTCTCTATGTTGACTCATGAAGATTTTGCAGAATTATCAGGTATTGTTTTATATTTTCATCTTGCCGTAATTTTGTTTATCATTTTTGGTTTTATAGCCGTTCCGTTTGGCGCTAAATTTAAGAAGAAATTTATATACGAATTCTGGTGGCGTCTTACGCATCTCGCGGCAATGGTGGTGGTTGCCGTTCAGGCGATGCTCGGTAAAGCCTGTTTTTTAACCTACATTCAGAGCGACTTGCTGGAAAGCGCCGGTAAAAAAGGATATACCGTACCTTTTATTCAAACTTATATTGATAGAATTATATATCATAATTTTCCAATTTGGATGTTTTCAATAGTATATATATTCTTATTTCTATATACGTTATATCTATGGTTTAAATTTCCTCCTAAAATTAAGGCAAGTTCATAAATATTTTTTATTTATATATATTATTTTATATATTATTTTAGAATACTTATTTTATTTTATTTTATCTTAGCTTATCTTGTTTTTTGTGTATCTTAATTTATCTGATATATTTATTAAATATCAAATCGGTCATTATTATTAATTTGTTTGCGGAGTTCATCTAATTTTTCGGTTATTTCTTGAATAGAATATTTTTCACTTTCGCTTACCAATATTTTTTGAGGTTTTCTCTGCTGTTCCGTTATTGCCAAACATGCGGTTAATTCTTTCTCAGCGTTTACATAATCCCCGTTTGCGGATAATATTTCAGATAAGAGCACATGCGCCGGTATAAGGTTTTTTTTAATTCTTAAAGCTAAATGAAGTTCTGCTAATGCATCATTAATCTTGCCTGATTTATATAATTTTTTAGCTTTATGGTAATGAGCTTCGGATTTATCGTTCTTTTTAGCAGTCATTTTTAAAAATATTAACAGTTTATGATATCAGTTTATTATGATATACAGTTATGATTATAATAAGCGGTTATAATCTTGCTGCATATTGTTCATTGTATTTATTTTATTTTTTTTATTTATTATTATATTAATACCATAATTTTAAATTTTTAAAATAAAATAAATAAATATGATATACTAAATAGTAGGTAAGCATCGGCAGCGATATTTTTTATATACAAATTATTCATCAAAACAGTGAGTATTATAACATTTGCCGTATCGTCAGGCAAATTTTTTCTATATATTAAAATACAGACCAGTCAGTATATTAATTTTTGTAATTTATTTAATATGTGCTTTACTTAAAAAGGAGGAACTATGCTTATTCAGAGACGATTTTTATTATTTGCTGCGGCGATGATTTTCATGCTTTCTTGCGTGATAATTGCTGCTAAAAATGTGTATGCTGTTAATTTAAAAAGCTTTATTTTAAAGCCTGTTCCAATTCCCAAAAATAACCCGCAGACTAAGGAAAAAATAAAATTGGGCAAGATGCTGTTTTTTGATAACAGATTGTCCGGCGACGGCAGTTTGTCATGTGCATCCTGTCATGTTCCAGCCGCCGGTTTTACGACCCCTACGAGACTTTCTTTGTCATATCCTACGACTATGCACTGGCGTCACACCCCTTCTGTGATAGATTCAGGGTATCTTAAGTTTTTATTTTGGGACGGCAGAGCGACATCGCTTGAACAACAGGCACTGGGTCCAATATCGACACCGTTTGAAATGAATAAGCATATTCACTATCTGACGGCGGAACTTTACGAAATTCCTGTTTACAGAAAAATGTTCAGACAGGTATTTCACGCTAAAAATATTATTACACAGAAAATGGTAGCTGAAGCGATAGCATCTTTTGAGAGAACTATAGTCGTCACTAAAACCCCGTTTTACAGTTATATAAAAGGCAATAAACATGCGATGTCAAAAAAAGCTATAGCCGGATTTAAATTATTTATCGGGAAAGCTTCATGTATCAGATGTCATTACGGACCTGTGTTTACCGATAATAAATTTCATGCGTTGGGAGTGCCGCCTCTTCATCTTACGGGCAAAACCGCAAAACTTGTCGCAGTTACGAGGCATTATTTTACATATGTAAACGCGCATCTGAAAAATTCAAACAAAATTAAACGGGACCTCGGCAGATATTTAATAACGCATAAAAAATCGGACATGTATAAATTTGTCACGCCGAGCCTTATAGATATAGGAGAAATAGGACCGTATTATATGCATAACGGAAGTATAAAAGGTCTTTTGAATGTAGTAAAATTTTTTAATAAAGGCGGCGGAAATATACCGAATAAATCAAAATTAATTAAACCGCTGCATCTTACTTTAAAACAGGAATATGAAATAGTTGCTTTTTTGAAATCTTTGGACGGGCCAAAATTTAATATAACTTCGCCAAAATTACCGCATTTTATTAACAAATAGAAATAGATATATATTATTATAATAAATTTTAATAAACTAAATTGTTTCTGCCTTTTATGCAGAAACAATTTAGTTTAAATCTAATTGTTGCATATAATAATTAAACCGACGATGTTGTTGCCTTATATCTATACTGTACTGACTTGAGGTTTCACGACAGCTATTGATAAAATAAATTAAATTAAATCTTCCAGCGAATGATTTCATCATCGTTGAAAAAATATTTAAATGTTCTAATAATAATTTTTTAATTTTTAAAAAAAATAAAAATAAATTAATATGATTAATATAATTATAGCCGCATTAAGCGCCTATTTTATATATTAATTTTTGATATAATCAGTGAATATTTTATATCGCAGTTATAATACAAGTTGACAATTTTTTTTATATATATTAAAATACAAACCAGTTGGTATTTTAATTAATTAAAAATTATAAAAAATTAATATGAAATTATTTTTTCGATTTTGTTTGTAAGTGTATGTCTATACTAAATAATTAAATACTAAATTAATATAAATAGTAATAAATATTTTACATAAAATAATTATATTAGGAGAAATTAAAGTGTCAAAGTCAAAAGCATTGTTTGTTATTTTATCTGGAGCAGAAAATCATGTTAAAGTTTTACTCGGTCTCAATATGGCATGGAGAACAATGAACAGCGGAGCGTTTGAAGATGTCAAATTAATTTTAGTCGGGCAGGCGGAAGATTTTATCGCTAAAACAGACGATAAAGATATCCTGGAAGCTTACGAACAAATTTTAAATAATAATATTATGTCTCATGCCTGCGTTGTTATTGCAGATGCTTACGGAGTCACGGACATTTTAATTAATAAAAAAGTTAATATGGTCCCCTCAGCCGGAGGGTGTATCGCTCAGCTTATGTCAGAAGGCTATCAGCCAATAACTTTCTAATATTTAATACAGTTTAATACTTAATTGCTTTAAGAATTTTCAATAATATCCGATAACATAAAATAGCAGCAATGCGGTATAATTTATTATATTTTTTACGGAAAAGATTAAAAATTAAATTATATTTTATATATAAAAAATATAAAAAAAAATTAATTAGATAACTTTTTGCATTATAATGTTCTGTCGGTTATATCGGTTATATTGTTTATATTAGCTTTGTTGTGCTGCTGCGTTATGATGTGTTGTGATATATTAAAAATACTATTTATAAATAATCGAATTATAAATAATCAAAATTTTTTATGAAATATATAAAAAAACCGGATAAGTTAAATTATTTATGGATTGCTTTTCTGACTTTTTTTGCAATTTTTGGATTTGCAGTCAACAGTCTGCTTGCCAGAATTGCGCTGCATAATAGCGTATTAAGTCCATTGACCTACAGTTTGCTGCGTCTTGGAAGCGGAGCGGTAACGCTTTTTTTAATAATTTCTTATAAACAGATTAAACTTCCGAAACCAAATTATTTATCGGCATTTGCATTATTTGTATATGCGTTTTGTTTTTCTGTAGGATATATTGAAATTGGCGTCGCAGTCGGAGCTCTTCTTGTGTTTTCCGCCGTTCAATTCACAATAATTGGAAATGCAATATTAATTCATAAAGAAAAACTTTTTTTATTGCAATGGTTAGGCGTTATAATTTCAATGGGAGGTTTTATTCTGCTAGTATATAAAGGCTTATCCGTTCCTAAAAATTTTATCGGGTATTTCGGGGCTGCCATGATGATTATTTCCGGAATAGGGTGGGGAATTTATACATTAAAAGGTAAATTTGAAAGACAATATTTATTAAGGACAGCATCTAATTTTATCCATTCCTTAATTTATTTCATTCCTTTTATAATAATATTTGCGTTTTTCAAAAATGGATTTATTAATTTGCAATATATTAATACGCCTTATATTTATTTAAAGCCGATAATTTTAGGTGTATTGTCTGGAACAATATTTTCGGCGCTATTTTATGTGCTATGGTATAAGGTAGTAAAAAAATTATCCCGTGTTTTATCATCGTCTGTTCAGTTATTGACGCCCGCAGTAGCGGCAATTTTAGGCATAATATTGTTAAACGAAAAAATATCGTTAAATTTCTTCATTTCTGCTATTTTAATATTAGGAGGTATTATATTCGTCGTACTTAAAGAAAAAACAACGGAAGTAAGGGAAGAGATCATTGAAGATTTAGAAGAAACATTTGATAAATGATAAAGGAGGAAAAATGCAAAAAATGTCTGTTATTGTATCTAACGACGCATTCGATGCGATATTGACGCCGTTTGATTTTATACATCTGGGGACTGCTATTTACGATGAAATAAATGTTTTATTTGTCGGATTTGCCGCAAGACTTATGACCAGAGAGGGCATAAAAACCGCGGAAGAATATTTAATCCATAAAAATATGCTTGATGAATTAAAGAAAGGTTTGGAAAGAATCGGTCTTCCCGATAATTTATATTCAATAATTAAAGAATTAAAGCGGACAGAAGGAATGAATTTTTATATTTGTTCAAACGCCGCCGCTAAATTTTCTATAACAGCTGAAATGCTTCTGCCTGAAATTGACGGTATAGTGGGAGCCGCATGGTTTTTGATAGAAAAGGCAAACAAATCGGAAATATTTATGCAATTTTAATTTATTATTTTTATATATTTGCATTTTCTGTCTATCTGTCTATCAATATTAATCTGCGGTTGTCTCTTCTTTAAACGGGGAATTTTTACAGTCTGTCCGTCAAAAATTTTAACTTATAAGTTTTGCTTTTTATTTATTTTGCTTTAATTATTATATTTTATTTTAATTATTATATATTATTATATGGATATTTTAAACATAGTTATACTTTCTATAACGGGAATAATAGTCGGCGCAGCGACGGGTCTTATAGGGGCGTCCGGAGTTATAATAGTCGTTCCCGTGCTTGCTTTTATATTTAATGTACCCGTTTCAATAGCAATAGGCACAAGCCTTTTAATTGACGTTATAGTCTCGTTTTCGGTAACGGCAACGTACGCTTTTAAAAAAAGAGTTAATTATCGCATCGGCATACCTACAATTATAGGAGCGGTAGTAGGCGCTCAGCTTGGCGCATATATTTCGGTCAGCATGCCGCAGAGGCTTTTAGAAATTATATTCGGTGTATTTATGCTGTTAATGGGTGCTTTTTTCTTAAAAACAAAAGGAAAATATCAAGAAAAAAGAGTTTTTCATTTTAAAAGCCCACGCATAAATTTTATAATTATACTTATTTTTGGTTTTATCATAGGGATTCTTGCAGGTCTTCTCGGCACAAGCGGCGGCGTATTATATATGCTTGTATATATTATAGTCTTTGGATTAGCAATAAAAGATTCCATCGGAACATCAACACTTGTTATGATTATAGCCGCATTAAGCGGCGCTATCGGCTATATCGCCTTAAAACATATAAATTTATTTGACGCATTTTTTATAGGTATTATTGCGATTCCTTCAGGAATTTTGTTTGCAAAAATAGCAATCAAAAGCAAAAAAGAAACGCTTATTATTGTTTTAGGGATTACTTTGCTCGCAGTAGGGCTTTCAATGATGTTTCATTAAAATTAAATTATTCACCGAACAGAAATTAATTTTTTTAGATTAAAATTTATTTTATTTTATAATAAACAGCTTGTAAGCGTAGATATTTGCATTATTTTTAAAATAATACTGCAAACCTCCTTCTTCTCTCTTCTCTCTTCCTTTTATATTCTTTCGATATTAAAAGCAAATAAATTTTGACTAGTATTTATTATTAATAGTTTTCTCTTGACGGATGTGGGGGGGGGGGGTAGTGTATTATAAATATAATATGGATAATCAGTATATCATACAAAAATAGTAATATATTTTATCATAAATTAAAAGTTATAGCAATTAAAAAATTATGATGAATATAAAAAATAAAAAAATATATTTTATCGGCGGTTTATTTTTTGCCATTGGTATATTAGTTGCAAGTATTTTATTTTTCACCGGTCCAATTCCTATAAAAAGTATTTCTGATTTTAATTCAAATCTTTTACTAAAAACCACAAAACTGAATAAAGATATAAGGCGTATTAAAAGCATGGTACGTAAAATTATATATTACAGCTCTTTAAAATCTTCGTTATCCAAAAAAACGCGATTTAAAACTGTTATAAAGAATTTAAAATTAGGTTTAAAAAAGACTGATAGTCAGTATAAAGAACTTGACGCGTTTATTAAAGAAAACAGCGCCCTTTTAAAAAATAACCCTCAAGTTACGGTATATTTTCACAAATCATACTATAATTGGGAAAATATCAGCAAACCTATTCTTGAAATAATTATAAAATACCCTAAATATATATCATCTAAAATATCCTATAAGCTTTTTCTAAAGCATACTATTCATCTTTCTTATCTGCCTACCTCAAATATTATTAAGAATACAAAATTATACTTCAAAAAGCTTATAAACACTGCTATATACATAGCGATAGCAGGCGTTATCATTATATTGTGTCTAGGTATTTTATTTATATACTATGTGAGTAAGTTCTATAAAACTATTTCTAAGAGTGAACAAAAATTTAAAACATTATTTGACAATCTTCCTCTCATTGCTTTTATTCTGGATATTGAAACAGGCTGCTTTATCGACGTTAACAAAGCCGCTGTAAAATTTTACGGATATTCAAAAGATGAGCTGTTAAACATGAGTATCGAAAAAATAAATATTTTTACCAGCACTCAAGAACAGACAGGATTCAGAAGATTGGCTGCTGAAAAAGGAAGCCACGATGCTTTTTTTAAACATAAACTTAAAAACGGGGAGATTAAACAAGTTCAATCTTTCGGTAATGCGATTTATTTAAATAATAAACTTTATTTGTTAACAATAATTTTAGATATAACAGAAAAAAAGCTATTAGAAGATAAGCTTAAAGAATCGGAAGAGCTATTCAGAATAATGACTGAAAATTTAATTACGGGGGTTGCTCTTTACCGTGAAAAATATATTTATGTGAATCCGACTGCTGAAAATATATTAGCTTACACTAAAGATGAACTTTATCAAAAATATGTTTGGGATTTATTTCCTGGCGAGTTTGACAAAAAAGCAATAAAAAATGCAATAGAAAAAAGATTAGGCGGAGAAATGTTTCAATCTACTTATGCAACAATTAGAGCTTTAACAAAACAGAATAAGGAGATTTGGCTTTTAATATCATCCACGACCGTTAAATATAAAAATAAATTTACTGCCCTTGCTAGCTTTATAGACGTGAGCGAAATGGTAAGTTTGCGTAACACATTAGAGCAAGAGCGCGACCTCTTCAAAGTTTTAATAGAAAACATCAATTCCGGCATAACGCTGTATAATAAGGACAGATTTATTTACGT
This genomic window contains:
- a CDS encoding EAL domain-containing protein, whose translation is MTSMAKAFNTKTIAEFIESKEILMKLKELDIYYAQGYYIGKPSYFIDDFPKEFIL
- a CDS encoding DUF445 domain-containing protein; this translates as MKLAHNNKITNTTINTAIVKNKILKNKIIANLFLLFAFLIFIISYTIHISNFWIFILQRASAAALIGGIADWFAVTALFKYPLGLHIPHTNIIKNNKEKIINSITNTVNDTWLGKNYLAAEINRIDFSDILLKIIQKDKNRNKARLYLRKLIIKFIHFTKSDRFKNFLYENINKALDKTLSDENISNNIIGKLALFIESGDSDYIYNSLINYVNNYIKTYDTDNLSKRITDLYSDEFINTIKFAGARIINENFNDGINNLSDFIISNIEENKSYLKEQIGDLIEKYKSDSAVKSIFLFVAEKTNILDIELLSNEIIAKIIDFIKEIKNNENNEVRLKIKDYIFNTLNNIDKTSQDKILNTIEMMLNANADKIKDYLINYLNKDEQKEIIKNKLSNFINAEGLNVINRFKDPLKNRLRAIIINFIGAISEYNKKYIVNKKLFKEKFDYFFILIQDEILKNHDKVNIFLKTNVVYLMKINHSTIGKLIKRNLESLDGDKLVNQIEYKIGNDLQYIRINGALVGSVIGTIIALIALLLQKM
- a CDS encoding DUF2784 family protein; this encodes MLTHEDFAELSGIVLYFHLAVILFIIFGFIAVPFGAKFKKKFIYEFWWRLTHLAAMVVVAVQAMLGKACFLTYIQSDLLESAGKKGYTVPFIQTYIDRIIYHNFPIWMFSIVYIFLFLYTLYLWFKFPPKIKASS
- a CDS encoding cytochrome-c peroxidase; protein product: MLIQRRFLLFAAAMIFMLSCVIIAAKNVYAVNLKSFILKPVPIPKNNPQTKEKIKLGKMLFFDNRLSGDGSLSCASCHVPAAGFTTPTRLSLSYPTTMHWRHTPSVIDSGYLKFLFWDGRATSLEQQALGPISTPFEMNKHIHYLTAELYEIPVYRKMFRQVFHAKNIITQKMVAEAIASFERTIVVTKTPFYSYIKGNKHAMSKKAIAGFKLFIGKASCIRCHYGPVFTDNKFHALGVPPLHLTGKTAKLVAVTRHYFTYVNAHLKNSNKIKRDLGRYLITHKKSDMYKFVTPSLIDIGEIGPYYMHNGSIKGLLNVVKFFNKGGGNIPNKSKLIKPLHLTLKQEYEIVAFLKSLDGPKFNITSPKLPHFINK
- a CDS encoding DMT family transporter — encoded protein: MKYIKKPDKLNYLWIAFLTFFAIFGFAVNSLLARIALHNSVLSPLTYSLLRLGSGAVTLFLIISYKQIKLPKPNYLSAFALFVYAFCFSVGYIEIGVAVGALLVFSAVQFTIIGNAILIHKEKLFLLQWLGVIISMGGFILLVYKGLSVPKNFIGYFGAAMMIISGIGWGIYTLKGKFERQYLLRTASNFIHSLIYFIPFIIIFAFFKNGFINLQYINTPYIYLKPIILGVLSGTIFSALFYVLWYKVVKKLSRVLSSSVQLLTPAVAAILGIILLNEKISLNFFISAILILGGIIFVVLKEKTTEVREEIIEDLEETFDK
- a CDS encoding sulfite exporter TauE/SafE family protein; amino-acid sequence: MDILNIVILSITGIIVGAATGLIGASGVIIVVPVLAFIFNVPVSIAIGTSLLIDVIVSFSVTATYAFKKRVNYRIGIPTIIGAVVGAQLGAYISVSMPQRLLEIIFGVFMLLMGAFFLKTKGKYQEKRVFHFKSPRINFIIILIFGFIIGILAGLLGTSGGVLYMLVYIIVFGLAIKDSIGTSTLVMIIAALSGAIGYIALKHINLFDAFFIGIIAIPSGILFAKIAIKSKKETLIIVLGITLLAVGLSMMFH
- a CDS encoding diguanylate cyclase — encoded protein: MMNIKNKKIYFIGGLFFAIGILVASILFFTGPIPIKSISDFNSNLLLKTTKLNKDIRRIKSMVRKIIYYSSLKSSLSKKTRFKTVIKNLKLGLKKTDSQYKELDAFIKENSALLKNNPQVTVYFHKSYYNWENISKPILEIIIKYPKYISSKISYKLFLKHTIHLSYLPTSNIIKNTKLYFKKLINTAIYIAIAGVIIILCLGILFIYYVSKFYKTISKSEQKFKTLFDNLPLIAFILDIETGCFIDVNKAAVKFYGYSKDELLNMSIEKINIFTSTQEQTGFRRLAAEKGSHDAFFKHKLKNGEIKQVQSFGNAIYLNNKLYLLTIILDITEKKLLEDKLKESEELFRIMTENLITGVALYREKYIYVNPTAENILAYTKDELYQKYVWDLFPGEFDKKAIKNAIEKRLGGEMFQSTYATIRALTKQNKEIWLLISSTTVKYKNKFTALASFIDVSEMVSLRNTLEQERDLFKVLIENINSGITLYNKDRFIYVNSALLDLFHYTKEEFLNLNVNDFFSIRGDKLYHQNTSVFKTYFNNELSSRFVYIYTDSNRINTNTTRSNNNISANGSTSGADTGQSGSSSNNNAGSNNTDGGNSSLILNIDDNTVKLPKTDMHKNINITDDKIRYIDLFRTVVTYKGEQTGLAIFSDVTDQILREQNILVEREAYKELSEIDGLTGIYNRRSFDGKLIELINTALRYGRPLSLMMFDIDYFKSINDTYGHETGDFILKELSALVKENLRSADFFARYGGEEFMVITPETNIFTAKELAERLRIKIEEHDFSIGQSITCSFGITGIKESDTSKSIVYRADSALYEAKKAGRNKVYYE